In Terriglobia bacterium, a single window of DNA contains:
- a CDS encoding transposase has translation MVTLAYCLMTNHVDLVSVPSQPDTLAQVMNPVVLRYAQHINWDQGISGRLWQGRFFSCPLDEKHLWRQYDMLNAARFGPGW, from the coding sequence ATGGTGACGTTGGCCTACTGCCTGATGACAAACCATGTCGACCTTGTGAGCGTGCCGTCTCAGCCTGATACCCTTGCGCAGGTAATGAATCCGGTAGTCCTGCGCTATGCGCAACACATCAACTGGGATCAGGGAATCAGCGGCCGGTTATGGCAAGGGCGGTTTTTCTCGTGTCCGCTGGACGAGAAACATCTGTGGCGGCAATACGATATGTTGAACGCAGCCCGGTTCGGGCCCGGCTGGTGA